A DNA window from Gopherus evgoodei ecotype Sinaloan lineage chromosome 22, rGopEvg1_v1.p, whole genome shotgun sequence contains the following coding sequences:
- the ANGPTL4 gene encoding angiopoietin-related protein 4, with translation MQLAGAALMLCAAAWLDPRAGGFPAGSKERKVQFASWDEVNVIAHGLLQLGHGLKEHVEKTKGQLRDLGGRLSAHNGSLGLLLRQTREAQEQGGQLRAAVRELQGRDQQLFGLSEALREKLQQMAGDKAEIQGRLEQLEGKIRQVLQGRPSENQSAKELGTLQSLMDAQNARVEELLQKVKQQQYKLDKQNLQIKSLQSKVNLLIPLHLKDNKTQSLKWRIKLKKSIRHTNQSQNASVEPAQPQKLQLDCQQLFLAGERSSGVFQIQPLGSQPFKVYCDMTAEGGWTVIQRRLDGSVDFDQLWEAYRNGFGDLNSDFWLGLEKTYHIVQEGRYNLSIELQDWEGNSQLIQFLFSLGGENTAYTLSLLGPVSGELENALGDFRQLPFSTRDQDNDFKADTNCAKHLSGGWWFSTCGHANLNGKYFRSIPRQRHERKQGIFWKTWKGRYYPLKSTTLKIRPAELETES, from the exons ATGCAGCTGGCGGGGGCAGCCCTGATGCTGTGCGCGGCGGCGTGGCTGGACCCCCGGGCGGGCGGCTTCCCGGCCGGCAGTAAGGAGCGGAAGGTGCAGTTCGCCTCCTGGGACGAGGTGAACGTGATCGCGCAcgggctgctgcagctgggccacgggCTCAAGGAGCACGTGGAGAAGACCAAGGGGCAACTGCGGGATCTGGGCGGCCGGCTGAGCGCCCACAACGGctcgctggggctgctgctgcgcCAGACCCGCGAGGCGCAGGAGCAGGGCGGGCAGCTGCGGGCCGCCGtgcgggagctgcagggcagggaccaGCAGCTCTTTGGGCTCTCCGAGGCGCTGCGGGAGAAGCTGCAGCAGATGGCCGGGGACAAGGCGGAGATCCAGGGCCGGCTGGAGCAGCTTGAGGGCAAGATCCGGCAGGTGCTGCAGGGGCGGCCCTCGGAGAACCAGAGCGCCAAGGAGCTGGGCACGCTGCAA TCCCTAATGGATGCTCAGAACGCGAGGGTCGAGGAGCTTTTGCAGAAGGTCAAACAGCAGCAGTACAAACTGGACAAGCAGAACCTGCAGATTAAAAGCCTGCAGAGCAAA GTCAATCTGTTGATCCCTCTGCATCTTAAGGACAACAAAACTCAGAGTCTAAAGTGGAGGATAAAGCTGAAGAAAAGCATCAGACATACCAACCAAAGCCAAAATGCCAGTGTGGAACCTGCACAGCCACAGA AGCTCCAGCTGGACTGCCAGCAGCTCTtcctggcaggggagagaagcagtgGTGTGTTTCAGATCCAGCCCTTGGGATCTCAGCCTTTCAAAGTCTACTGTGATATGACTGCTG AAGGTGGCTGGACGGTGATCCAGAGGCGTCTGGATGGCTCTGTGGACTTCGACCAGCTTTGGGAAGCCTACAGGAATGGCTTTGGAGACCTTAACA GTGATTTCTGGTTGGGCCTGGAGAAAACATACCACATTGTCCAAGAGGGAAGGTACAATCTCTCAATTGAGCTGCAAGACTGGGAAGGAAACTCTCAGCTTATTCAGTTCCTCTTTAGCCTGGGTGGAGAGAACACAGCTTACACACTCAGTCTCCTCGGACCTGTGTCAGGAGAACTGGAAAATGCCCTTGGGGACTTCAGACAGCTGCCCTTCTCCACTCGAGATCAGGACAACGATTTCAAAGCTGACACTAACTGTGCCAAGCACCTGTCAG GAGGCTGGTGGTTCAGCACTTGTGGCCATGCCAACCTCAACGGAAAGTACTTCCGCTCCATCCCCCGCCAGCGGCATGAGCGAAAACAGGGCATCTTCTGGAAGACATGGAAGGGGAGGTATTACCCACTGAAATCTACCACCCTGAAAATCCGACccgcagagctggaaacagaatccTAA